Genomic DNA from Thermosipho ferrireducens:
TATATATGGATATTTATTCCTAAATTCCTTTGATATATTTTTAACTGCTTCGCCTAATATTTCAATATTTCTTACCACAGCATCAATAGTTTTACTATCTTTCTTAAAATCTTCAAAAGATAAATCCTTTGTATACTGAAAAATCTTTTGACATGATAAAAACATATCCAACACAAATTCCCTGTCTCCTCTTTTATACATACTCCACCTCACGCTTTATTCTTTCCTTTACAGGTTTAATTCTTATGTCTTCAATACCTGAAGGTGTTATGACGTCTATCTCTCTATCAAATAGATTTTCAAGATACTCTATAAGACCTATAAAATCTTTCATTCCTCCTCTATCTTTTTCAAACTCAACTACAAAATCTATATCACTTTTCTCATTAGCTTCATTTC
This window encodes:
- a CDS encoding nucleotidyltransferase family protein, with product MKKEMVIKLIKENMDEIRKFGVKRIGIFGSVVRNEANEKSDIDFVVEFEKDRGGMKDFIGLIEYLENLFDREIDVITPSGIEDIRIKPVKERIKREVEYV
- a CDS encoding HepT-like ribonuclease domain-containing protein, which codes for MYKRGDREFVLDMFLSCQKIFQYTKDLSFEDFKKDSKTIDAVVRNIEILGEAVKNISKEFRNKYPYIGWSMIAKARDKMIHFYFGIDTYILWKIIKKDIFELFEKLKNIIEKEGWKDQIEY